One Fontisphaera persica DNA window includes the following coding sequences:
- a CDS encoding methyl-accepting chemotaxis protein, whose amino-acid sequence MKIRTKIIALGAGLAVSMAAVLVAVILLESRQINQRVQEAQANTDKLKQEMESELRRIMWADLEKSARSIYTLLEASDKRTERRLLHALGVAHQQIEEAGGFRLANTTVPWTVVNQFNGEQKNITLPGFCLGQQWLGQVTTTNQPAPLVDFVKQTTRDYCTIFQRMNEEGDMLRVCTSVLKTNGTRAIGTYIPRMQPDGTENPVLKAVLSGQTYRGRAFVVDDWHAAVYEPIWDEKKEKVIGMLYTGVSLRDVNLEVARMVQQTRVGKTGNVVIVGGTGSQRGVYIISKDGKRDGENIWEVRDAKGRPFVQETVNKAVAAKGEPVFDSYEWRNPGETTNRVKVAALMYYEPWNWVINAGCYEDEYMEVRNSLQGVAQGVMQTCLQIGQQFRGLLRWTLGVAAVGVVVALVCGFYVAGRIVRPINQGVAFTQRLAQGDFSRELEIHSKDETGELAQAMNEMVRQLRRMFRKVQQSSTTLQAQSSELVGSGQQMGATAEETASQANVVAGASEQVSKSVATVATAAEEISASIKEIARQAVDAAKVANQAATAAERANQTMGRLDASSAEINNVVKVITSIAEQTNLLALNATIEAARAGEAGKGFAVVANEVKELAKQTARATEEIAVKIQTIQGDSHGAVEAIREIGEVIRKIDQIQTVIASAVEEQAATMNEITRNAAEAAQGSQEIARNIAGVSQAAQSTTQAAAESLRVAQDLGALAQELQAAAAQFKLGSEAEAGEGSQSQAAVWRAPGPARQREISPRRAAPALLAAGTGNGDHD is encoded by the coding sequence ATGAAGATACGCACCAAAATCATTGCTTTAGGCGCCGGTCTGGCTGTCAGCATGGCAGCAGTGCTGGTGGCTGTTATTTTATTGGAGTCCCGCCAGATTAACCAGCGCGTTCAGGAGGCGCAGGCTAACACGGATAAACTGAAGCAGGAAATGGAGTCCGAGCTGCGCCGGATAATGTGGGCGGATTTGGAAAAAAGCGCGCGCAGCATTTACACGCTGCTGGAAGCATCGGACAAGCGCACGGAGCGGCGGCTGTTACATGCGTTGGGGGTGGCCCATCAGCAGATTGAGGAGGCGGGCGGATTCCGGCTGGCCAACACCACGGTTCCCTGGACGGTGGTGAATCAATTTAACGGGGAGCAGAAAAACATCACGCTCCCGGGTTTTTGCCTGGGCCAGCAATGGCTGGGGCAGGTGACCACCACCAACCAGCCGGCGCCGCTGGTGGATTTTGTGAAGCAGACCACCCGGGATTATTGCACCATCTTTCAGCGCATGAATGAGGAGGGGGACATGTTGCGGGTGTGCACCAGCGTGTTAAAGACCAATGGCACACGGGCCATTGGCACTTACATCCCGCGCATGCAGCCCGATGGCACCGAGAACCCCGTGCTCAAGGCCGTGCTCAGCGGCCAGACGTACCGCGGGCGGGCCTTCGTGGTGGATGACTGGCATGCCGCCGTGTATGAGCCGATTTGGGATGAGAAAAAGGAAAAGGTCATTGGCATGCTCTACACGGGGGTGAGTTTGCGCGATGTGAACCTGGAGGTGGCCCGCATGGTGCAGCAAACCAGGGTAGGAAAAACCGGCAACGTGGTCATCGTGGGCGGCACGGGCAGTCAGCGCGGCGTGTACATCATCTCCAAAGACGGCAAACGGGATGGCGAAAACATTTGGGAAGTGCGTGATGCCAAAGGCCGGCCGTTTGTGCAGGAGACGGTGAACAAGGCCGTGGCGGCCAAAGGGGAGCCGGTGTTTGACTCGTATGAGTGGCGGAATCCGGGTGAAACCACCAATCGCGTCAAAGTGGCAGCTTTGATGTACTACGAGCCGTGGAACTGGGTCATCAACGCCGGTTGCTATGAGGATGAATACATGGAGGTGCGCAATTCATTGCAAGGGGTGGCGCAGGGGGTGATGCAGACATGCCTGCAAATCGGGCAGCAATTTCGCGGATTGTTGCGATGGACGCTGGGCGTGGCGGCGGTGGGTGTGGTGGTGGCGCTGGTATGCGGTTTCTATGTGGCCGGCCGAATTGTCAGACCCATAAACCAGGGGGTGGCCTTCACTCAGCGTCTGGCCCAGGGGGATTTCAGCCGCGAGCTGGAGATTCATTCCAAAGATGAAACCGGCGAGCTGGCGCAGGCCATGAACGAAATGGTGCGCCAACTGCGCCGCATGTTCCGTAAAGTGCAGCAAAGCAGCACCACCTTGCAGGCGCAATCCAGCGAATTGGTGGGCAGCGGCCAGCAAATGGGCGCCACCGCCGAGGAGACGGCCAGCCAGGCGAACGTGGTGGCGGGGGCGTCGGAGCAGGTGAGCAAGTCGGTGGCGACGGTGGCGACGGCGGCCGAGGAGATCAGCGCGTCCATCAAGGAGATAGCGCGGCAGGCGGTGGATGCGGCGAAGGTGGCCAATCAGGCGGCGACGGCGGCGGAGCGGGCCAATCAGACGATGGGGCGGCTGGATGCGTCGAGCGCGGAGATTAACAACGTGGTGAAGGTGATTACGAGCATTGCGGAGCAGACGAACCTGCTGGCGCTCAATGCGACGATCGAGGCGGCGCGGGCGGGGGAGGCGGGGAAGGGGTTTGCGGTGGTGGCCAACGAGGTGAAGGAGCTGGCCAAGCAGACGGCGCGGGCGACGGAGGAGATTGCGGTGAAGATTCAGACGATTCAGGGGGACAGCCACGGGGCGGTGGAGGCGATTCGGGAGATTGGGGAGGTGATCCGGAAGATTGACCAGATTCAGACGGTGATTGCCAGCGCGGTGGAGGAGCAGGCGGCGACGATGAACGAGATTACGCGGAACGCGGCGGAGGCGGCGCAGGGGAGCCAGGAGATTGCGCGGAACATAGCGGGGGTGTCGCAGGCCGCCCAAAGCACCACCCAGGCGGCGGCCGAGAGTTTGCGAGTGGCGCAGGATTTGGGCGCGTTGGCGCAGGAGCTGCAGGCGGCGGCGGCGCAGTTCAAACTGGGCAGTGAAGCGGAGGCCGGCGAAGGGAGCCAGAGCCAGGCGGCGGTTTGGCGGGCTCCAGGGCCGGCACGGCAGCGTGAGATTTCGCCCCGGCGGGCCGCCCCAGCCTTGTTGGCGGCGGGCACGGGCAACGGAGACCATGATTAA
- a CDS encoding response regulator transcription factor encodes MKILIVDDNALALRVMYNHLAKDGHEIITAGCGADCLKILLGPNPPGVAVLDWMMPDIDGLEVCRRVRMEQKDGRTYLLMTTCMQSKEDLIQALDSGADAYLYKPYDSGVFRAHVRAAMRIAEYQDKLRQSSRLGKLPLPEVNEPATAESV; translated from the coding sequence ATGAAAATCTTAATCGTGGATGACAACGCGCTGGCTTTGCGCGTGATGTACAACCATCTGGCCAAAGATGGTCATGAAATTATTACTGCGGGCTGCGGGGCGGATTGTTTGAAAATTCTTTTGGGACCGAACCCGCCTGGCGTGGCAGTGCTGGATTGGATGATGCCGGACATAGACGGCCTGGAGGTGTGTCGGCGCGTGCGTATGGAGCAAAAGGACGGACGCACTTATTTGTTAATGACCACCTGCATGCAATCCAAAGAGGATTTGATTCAAGCCTTGGATTCGGGGGCGGACGCCTATCTCTACAAACCGTATGACTCGGGTGTGTTTCGGGCCCATGTGCGGGCCGCCATGCGCATTGCCGAGTATCAAGATAAGCTGCGTCAATCCAGCCGATTAGGGAAGTTGCCACTGCCCGAGGTGAATGAGCCTGCCACTGCCGAGTCCGTTTGA
- a CDS encoding methyl-accepting chemotaxis protein, giving the protein MKLSAKINAGFAGVLVITAIIGVLAVFKMNQVHQTADVIAEDYMPATAVASGVEGNALWTMYQMRGYAYTEETNFLALGLQRLEKTKEAINQARNLAKERGETLAFLSEAAKVAEEKAAEYERLSLQTVEANNMLKMLRQAMDAAAASYMRECYAYLEGQSKILDQLLSQTNQGQNLDLEQFRERVQKIKLINDVIDIGNAIRVGNFKSQATRNPELFQETMKKFNELPAKFAALKALTRQEINIKQLAAVEKAGADYQKEMADFLKTWQKREELNKSRAEVAEVLLSQADMVVTNSIGLSMQKSNVAAASLSTARTFIIIALLIGIVAGVAVAIFIVRNIIPPLKQAIGLTSQVASGDLTQTLSIARSDEIGELAQAVNSMVINLRKNMKSLAETSDTLAASSQELSAAGSQLSSNAEETASQANVVAGASEQVSKSVATVATAAEEISASIKEIARQAVDAAKVANQAATAAERANQTMGRLDASSAEINNVVKVITSIAEQTNLLALNATIEAARAGEAGKGFAVVANEVKELAKQTARATEEIAVKIQTIQGDSHGAVEAIREIGEVIRKIDQIQTVIASAVEEQAATMNEITRNAAEAAQGSQEIARNIAGVSQAAQSTTQAVAGTGAAANELARLAGDLKVMVGQFKLDSGGNGHGMAGGAPVPEALQKRMPKRTPASKTEVKPEANMVAA; this is encoded by the coding sequence ATGAAACTTAGCGCCAAAATCAATGCCGGTTTTGCCGGCGTGCTTGTTATCACCGCCATCATAGGCGTCCTGGCCGTGTTCAAAATGAACCAGGTCCACCAAACCGCCGATGTTATTGCCGAGGATTACATGCCGGCCACCGCGGTGGCCAGTGGGGTGGAAGGCAATGCCCTCTGGACCATGTATCAGATGCGAGGCTATGCCTACACTGAGGAAACTAATTTCCTGGCTCTGGGACTGCAACGCCTTGAAAAAACCAAGGAGGCAATCAATCAAGCCAGAAACCTTGCCAAGGAACGTGGCGAGACTCTGGCTTTTCTTAGTGAGGCTGCCAAGGTGGCCGAAGAAAAAGCAGCAGAATATGAGCGATTGTCTCTACAAACCGTGGAGGCCAACAACATGTTGAAAATGCTGCGTCAAGCAATGGATGCTGCGGCGGCCTCATACATGCGGGAATGCTATGCTTACCTGGAGGGCCAGAGCAAAATATTGGATCAACTGCTGAGCCAGACCAACCAAGGCCAGAATTTGGATTTGGAGCAGTTTCGTGAAAGGGTGCAGAAAATCAAACTCATTAATGATGTCATTGATATTGGTAATGCCATACGTGTGGGCAATTTCAAGTCACAGGCCACGCGCAACCCAGAGCTTTTTCAGGAAACCATGAAAAAGTTTAACGAACTGCCAGCCAAGTTTGCCGCTTTGAAAGCCCTGACCCGGCAGGAAATTAACATCAAACAGTTGGCGGCCGTTGAAAAAGCCGGCGCCGACTATCAGAAAGAAATGGCTGATTTCCTCAAGACTTGGCAGAAACGTGAAGAATTGAATAAGAGTCGGGCGGAGGTGGCGGAGGTACTTCTGAGCCAGGCCGATATGGTGGTGACCAATTCCATTGGTCTCAGCATGCAAAAGTCCAATGTAGCGGCTGCTTCGTTATCCACGGCAAGGACATTTATTATAATTGCCTTGTTGATTGGCATTGTAGCGGGTGTTGCTGTGGCCATTTTCATCGTCCGCAACATCATTCCGCCCTTGAAGCAGGCGATTGGCTTGACCAGCCAGGTGGCCAGCGGGGATTTGACGCAGACCTTGTCCATTGCGCGGTCGGATGAAATTGGGGAGCTGGCGCAGGCGGTGAACTCCATGGTGATTAACCTGCGCAAGAACATGAAGTCACTGGCCGAGACTTCGGATACCCTGGCCGCTTCTTCGCAGGAATTGAGCGCGGCCGGCAGCCAGTTGAGCAGCAACGCCGAGGAGACGGCCAGCCAGGCGAATGTGGTGGCGGGGGCGTCGGAGCAGGTGAGCAAGTCGGTGGCGACGGTGGCGACGGCGGCGGAGGAGATTAGCGCGTCCATCAAGGAGATAGCGCGGCAGGCGGTGGATGCGGCGAAGGTGGCCAACCAGGCGGCGACGGCGGCGGAGCGGGCCAATCAGACGATGGGGCGGCTGGATGCATCGAGCGCGGAGATTAACAACGTGGTGAAGGTGATTACGAGCATTGCGGAGCAGACGAACCTGCTGGCGCTCAATGCGACGATCGAGGCGGCGCGGGCGGGGGAGGCGGGGAAGGGGTTTGCGGTGGTGGCCAACGAGGTGAAGGAGCTGGCCAAGCAGACGGCGCGGGCGACGGAGGAGATTGCGGTGAAGATTCAGACGATTCAGGGGGACAGCCACGGGGCGGTGGAGGCGATTCGGGAGATTGGGGAGGTGATCCGGAAGATTGACCAGATTCAGACGGTGATTGCCAGCGCGGTGGAGGAGCAGGCGGCGACGATGAACGAGATTACGCGGAACGCGGCGGAGGCGGCGCAGGGGAGCCAGGAGATTGCGCGGAACATTGCGGGGGTGTCGCAGGCCGCCCAAAGCACCACCCAGGCGGTGGCGGGCACCGGCGCCGCCGCCAACGAACTGGCGCGGCTGGCTGGCGATCTCAAGGTCATGGTCGGCCAGTTCAAGCTGGATTCCGGCGGCAATGGCCATGGCATGGCGGGCGGCGCGCCAGTGCCCGAGGCCTTGCAGAAACGGATGCCCAAACGCACCCCGGCCTCCAAGACGGAGGTCAAACCTGAGGCCAATATGGTGGCCGCCTGA
- a CDS encoding chemotaxis protein CheW: MKTAELYCTFTVDNYLFGAPVLRVQEVVRNQSMTPVPLAAPEIRGLLNLRGQIVTAIDLRRRLGLPERSAETAPVHVLLSDGDGAVSLMVDQVEDVQEVAPEIMETPPETVNPVIRALLRGVARREDRLLLLLDETKAISLS; this comes from the coding sequence ATGAAAACCGCTGAGCTGTATTGCACTTTTACCGTGGACAATTACCTCTTTGGCGCGCCGGTCCTGCGCGTGCAGGAGGTGGTGCGCAATCAATCCATGACCCCCGTGCCGCTGGCCGCGCCGGAAATCCGGGGCCTGCTCAATTTGCGCGGCCAGATTGTCACCGCCATTGATTTGCGGCGGCGGCTGGGCTTGCCGGAGCGATCCGCCGAGACCGCGCCGGTGCATGTGCTGCTTTCCGATGGCGACGGCGCCGTCAGCCTGATGGTGGACCAGGTGGAAGACGTTCAGGAGGTGGCTCCCGAGATAATGGAAACGCCGCCTGAGACGGTGAATCCAGTGATTCGGGCTCTTTTGCGCGGCGTGGCCCGGCGGGAGGACCGCCTGTTGCTGCTGCTGGATGAAACCAAAGCCATTTCCCTGTCGTAA